The proteins below come from a single Deltaproteobacteria bacterium genomic window:
- a CDS encoding carbamoyltransferase, which yields MAKPVHILGISALYHDSAAVLLRDGEIVAAAQEERFSRKKHDSDFPAEAIAFCLRQGGLGADELDHVVFYDKPVLKFGRILESALAIAPRGLRPYRMALPLWLKEKLWMPRTIERALPGDYELLFCEHHQSHAASAFYPSPFESAAVLTIDGVGEWATTTIGHGQGSRLELLEELRFPHSLGLLYSAFTYHCGFKVNSGEYKLMGLAPYGEPSYADRIREKLIDLKEDGSYRLDLSYFDYVGGLKMTSARFDALFDGPPREPEGPLTRREMDLAASVQQVTEEVVFALARRALAVTGERRLCLAGGVALNCVANGKLKANTPVEEVWVQPAAGDAGGALGAALWVHHQKVGAPRVARAGDAMQGSLLGPEFPDEAIDSFLEECHLPHTLLEEEALPGRIADLLDEGKIVGWFQGRMEFGPRALGNRSILGDPRRADTQRTMNLKIKQRESFRPFAPAVLEEEAATVFDFEGPSPYMLMVAPVREERWAPVDEGVDREDVSARVNQVRSDLPAITHLDHSARLQTVDAQRNPTFHRLLSAFHRRTGCPVLVNTSFNVRGEPIVCTPRDAYRCFMKTEMDVLVLGRHLLLKREQPPFDEVDV from the coding sequence ATGGCGAAGCCCGTGCACATCCTCGGGATCTCGGCCCTCTACCACGACAGCGCGGCGGTGCTTCTGCGCGACGGCGAGATCGTGGCGGCCGCCCAGGAGGAGCGCTTCAGCCGGAAGAAGCACGACAGTGACTTCCCCGCCGAGGCCATCGCCTTCTGCCTGCGGCAGGGCGGCCTCGGCGCCGACGAGCTCGACCACGTCGTCTTCTACGACAAGCCGGTGCTGAAGTTCGGCCGCATCCTCGAGAGCGCCCTGGCCATCGCCCCCCGCGGCCTCCGGCCCTACCGGATGGCGCTGCCCCTCTGGCTCAAGGAGAAGCTCTGGATGCCGCGCACGATCGAGCGCGCGCTCCCGGGCGACTACGAGCTGCTCTTCTGCGAGCACCACCAGAGCCACGCCGCCAGCGCCTTCTACCCCTCCCCCTTCGAGTCGGCCGCGGTGCTCACGATCGACGGCGTCGGCGAGTGGGCCACGACCACCATCGGCCACGGGCAGGGCTCGAGGCTCGAGCTGCTCGAGGAGCTGCGCTTCCCCCACTCCCTCGGCCTGCTCTACTCGGCCTTCACCTACCACTGCGGCTTCAAGGTGAACTCGGGGGAGTACAAGCTGATGGGCCTGGCCCCCTACGGGGAGCCCTCCTACGCCGACCGCATCCGGGAGAAGCTCATCGACCTGAAGGAGGACGGCTCCTACCGCCTCGACCTCTCCTACTTCGACTACGTCGGCGGCCTGAAGATGACCTCGGCGCGCTTCGACGCCCTCTTCGACGGCCCGCCCCGCGAGCCGGAGGGGCCCCTGACCCGCCGCGAGATGGACCTGGCGGCCTCGGTGCAGCAGGTGACGGAGGAGGTGGTCTTCGCCCTGGCCCGCCGCGCCCTGGCGGTGACCGGTGAGAGGCGCCTCTGCCTCGCCGGCGGGGTCGCGCTCAACTGCGTGGCCAACGGCAAGCTGAAGGCGAACACCCCGGTGGAGGAGGTCTGGGTGCAGCCGGCCGCGGGCGACGCCGGCGGCGCCCTGGGGGCGGCGCTCTGGGTCCACCACCAGAAGGTCGGCGCCCCGCGCGTGGCGCGCGCCGGCGACGCCATGCAGGGCAGCCTGCTCGGCCCCGAGTTCCCCGACGAGGCCATCGACTCCTTCCTGGAGGAGTGCCACCTGCCCCACACCCTCCTCGAGGAGGAGGCCCTCCCCGGGCGGATCGCGGACCTCCTCGACGAGGGGAAGATCGTCGGCTGGTTCCAGGGCCGGATGGAGTTCGGCCCGCGGGCGCTGGGCAACCGCTCGATCCTGGGCGACCCCCGGCGGGCGGACACCCAGCGGACCATGAACCTGAAGATCAAGCAGCGGGAGTCCTTCCGCCCCTTCGCCCCGGCGGTGCTGGAGGAGGAGGCCGCCACGGTCTTCGACTTCGAGGGCCCCTCCCCCTACATGCTGATGGTGGCGCCGGTGCGCGAGGAGCGCTGGGCGCCGGTGGACGAGGGCGTCGATCGCGAGGACGTGAGCGCGCGGGTCAACCAGGTGCGCTCGGATCTCCCGGCCATCACCCACCTCGATCACTCGGCCCGCCTGCAGACCGTGGACGCGCAGCGCAACCCGACCTTCCACCGGCTCCTCTCCGCCTTCCACCGGCGGACCGGCTGCCCGGTGCTGGTGAACACCTCCTTCAACGTGCGGGGGGAGCCGATCGTCTGCACGCCGCGGGACGCCTATCGCTGCTTCATGAAGACCGAGATGGACGTCCTCGTCCTCGGCCGCCACCTCCTCCTCAAGCGCGAGCAGCCGCCCTTCGACGAGGTCGACGTCTAG
- a CDS encoding DUF5989 family protein, whose amino-acid sequence MSRRRSSIVWVARDVGGFLWSHKKWWLLPVILVLALLATLMALGGTPAAPFIYTLF is encoded by the coding sequence ATGAGCAGGCGGCGGTCGAGCATCGTCTGGGTGGCGAGGGACGTCGGCGGCTTCCTCTGGTCCCACAAGAAGTGGTGGCTCCTCCCCGTGATCCTCGTCCTCGCCCTCCTCGCCACCCTCATGGCCCTCGGCGGCACCCCCGCCGCGCCCTTCATCTACACCCTCTTCTGA